One genomic segment of Suricata suricatta isolate VVHF042 chromosome 16, meerkat_22Aug2017_6uvM2_HiC, whole genome shotgun sequence includes these proteins:
- the LOC115280259 gene encoding chymotrypsinogen B-like: protein MALLQVVLGFLLLGSSSGCGVPAVHPELSGLSRIVNGEDAIPSSWPWQVSLQTRAGFHFCGGSLISQHWVITAAHCSVRKSHRVVAGVSDHGSEEEAVQVLRIAEVFEYPMWDQDSGLNDIALLKLATPALLSSTTSPVCLPSANTSFPAGSLCATTGWGKTRYNSNKTPDKLQQAALPLLSNADCRKFWGSKITDVMICAGASGVSSCMGDSGGPLVCQKDGVWTLVGIVSWGSDWCNPFLPGVYTRVTKFISWVLEVLQAN, encoded by the exons ATGGCCCTTCTCCAGGTTGTCCTCGGCTTCCTCCTCCTTGGCAGCAGTTCTG GCTGTGGGGTCCCTGCTGTCCACCCTGAGCTGAGTGGCCTGTCCCGGATTGTCAATGGAGAGGACGCCATCCCCAGCTCCTGGCCCTGGCAGGTGTCCCTGCAG ACTCGCGCCGGCTTCCACTTCTGTGGGGGCTCCCTCATCAGCCAGCACTGGGTGATCACCGCAGCCCACTGCAGCGTCAG gaaGAGCCACCGCGTGGTGGCCGGGGTGTCCGATCACGGCTCTGAGGAGGAGGCTGTGCAGGTGTTGAGGATCGCTGAG GTGTTTGAATACCCAATGTGGGACCAGGATTCAGGCCTCAACGATATCGCCCTGCTGAAGCTGGCCACCCCGGCCCTCCTCTCATCGACCACGTCCCCTGTCTGCCTGCCCAGTGCCAACACCAGCTTCCCTGCGGGCTCCCTCTGTGCCACCACCGGCTGGGGCAAGACCCGGTATAACT CCAACAAGACCCCCGACAAGCTGCAGCAGGCGGCCCTGCCCCTGTTGTCCAACGCCGACTGCAGGAAGTTCTGGGGCAGCAAGATCACGGACGTGATGATCTGTGCCGGGGCCAGCGGCGTCTCGTCCTGCATG GGCGACTCTGGCGGCCCCCTGGTGTGCCAGAAGGACGGAGTGTGGACCCTGGTGGGCATCGTGTCCTGGGGCAGCGACTGGTGCAACCCATTCTTACCAGGGGTGTACACCCGTGTCACCAAGTTTATTTCCTGGGTTCTTGAGGTTCT